The Streptomyces camelliae genome window below encodes:
- a CDS encoding GntR family transcriptional regulator has product MTPDVSSARVPKYYRIKQQLLAMTEALQPGSAVPAERLLAVRFDTSRTTIRQALTELVGEGRLDRIQGRGTFVAQPKLYRTLQLTSHTEDMRAQGLTPASQVLDIGEIPADEKLSGLLGIGLGERVLRIERLRLAGGEPMAIEATHLSARRFPGLRGELTTRPSLYTALAEVYGVHLAEADETIETSLSTPREAQLLGTDVGLPMLLLSRHSRDAEGTPVEWVRSVYRGSRYKFVAALRRPGGH; this is encoded by the coding sequence ATGACCCCTGACGTCAGCAGCGCGCGCGTGCCGAAGTACTACCGGATCAAGCAGCAGTTGCTCGCGATGACCGAGGCTCTGCAGCCCGGTTCGGCCGTGCCCGCCGAGCGGCTGCTCGCGGTCCGGTTCGACACCTCACGGACCACGATCCGGCAGGCGCTCACCGAACTCGTGGGCGAGGGCCGCCTCGACCGGATCCAGGGCAGGGGCACCTTCGTCGCCCAGCCCAAGCTGTACCGCACGCTCCAGCTGACCTCGCACACCGAGGACATGCGCGCCCAGGGCCTCACCCCGGCCTCGCAGGTGCTGGACATCGGGGAGATACCGGCGGACGAGAAGCTCTCGGGCCTGCTCGGCATCGGGCTCGGCGAACGGGTGCTGCGCATCGAGCGGCTGCGGCTGGCCGGCGGCGAGCCGATGGCGATCGAGGCGACCCATCTGTCGGCCCGCCGCTTCCCCGGCCTGCGCGGGGAGCTCACGACCCGGCCCTCGCTGTACACCGCGCTCGCCGAGGTCTACGGCGTCCATCTCGCGGAGGCCGACGAGACCATCGAGACCTCGCTGTCCACCCCGCGCGAGGCGCAGTTGCTCGGCACCGACGTGGGGCTGCCGATGCTGCTGCTGTCCCGCCACTCGCGGGACGCGGAGGGCACCCCGGTGGAGTGGGTGCGCTCGGTGTACCGGGGGTCCCGGTACAAGTTCGTGGCCGCCCTGCGCCGGCCGGGCGGCCACTGA
- a CDS encoding extracellular solute-binding protein, with the protein MKRKLAAAISIAGMMVSVAACGGNGKDSSKDAGPDSWKGQTLTVWTMDGSAPPQWSKDVQAAFEKKTGAKLKFEIQKWDGIQQKITTALSEDNPPDVLEVGNTQTPAYAATGGLADLSDVKTAVGADWTPSVSQSSVYDGKQYAAPWYFANRVVIYNKAIWAKAGITSTPKTRDEFLKDLDAIGKKTDAEPLYLPGQNWYFLDGLIIGQGGDLVKKQGSKYVSNLADPKVAAAMEIYKKYASYSKAPKDKDEATPQQATIFAKGKTGAFIGMGWEAATAIQTDKAIEKQIGYFTIPGATADKPEGVFLGGSNLAVAQNSKHQSLAKEFLKIALSDPYEGELAKLNGVIPNKTALQSNLKGNGAAEAAAPAAAAGGTTPLIPEWAAVENTPNPIKSYMTAVLNGKDPAAAAKDVEGEIDKRLAQQN; encoded by the coding sequence GTGAAGCGCAAGCTCGCTGCCGCGATCTCGATCGCGGGCATGATGGTCTCCGTTGCGGCGTGTGGCGGGAACGGCAAGGACAGCTCCAAGGACGCGGGACCGGACAGCTGGAAGGGCCAGACGCTCACGGTCTGGACCATGGACGGCTCCGCGCCCCCGCAGTGGTCCAAGGACGTCCAGGCCGCCTTCGAGAAGAAGACCGGCGCCAAGCTCAAGTTCGAGATCCAGAAGTGGGACGGGATCCAGCAGAAGATCACCACCGCCCTCTCCGAGGACAACCCGCCGGACGTCCTGGAGGTCGGCAACACCCAGACCCCCGCCTACGCGGCCACCGGCGGCCTCGCCGACCTCTCCGACGTCAAGACGGCGGTCGGCGCCGACTGGACGCCGTCGGTCTCGCAGTCCTCCGTCTACGACGGCAAGCAGTACGCCGCCCCCTGGTACTTCGCCAACCGTGTCGTCATCTACAACAAGGCGATCTGGGCGAAGGCCGGCATCACGAGCACCCCGAAGACCCGGGACGAGTTCCTCAAGGACCTGGACGCCATCGGCAAGAAGACCGACGCCGAGCCGCTCTACCTGCCGGGCCAGAACTGGTACTTCCTCGACGGCCTCATCATCGGCCAGGGCGGTGACCTGGTGAAGAAGCAGGGCAGCAAGTACGTCTCCAACCTCGCCGACCCCAAGGTCGCCGCGGCCATGGAGATCTACAAGAAGTACGCCTCCTACTCCAAGGCCCCCAAGGACAAGGACGAGGCCACCCCGCAGCAGGCCACCATCTTCGCCAAGGGCAAGACGGGTGCCTTCATCGGCATGGGCTGGGAGGCCGCCACCGCCATCCAGACCGACAAGGCCATCGAGAAGCAGATCGGCTACTTCACCATCCCGGGTGCCACGGCCGACAAGCCCGAGGGCGTCTTCCTCGGCGGCTCCAACCTCGCCGTCGCCCAGAACAGCAAGCACCAGTCCCTGGCCAAGGAGTTCCTGAAGATCGCCCTGTCCGACCCGTACGAGGGCGAACTGGCCAAGCTCAACGGGGTCATCCCGAACAAGACGGCCCTGCAGAGCAACCTCAAGGGCAACGGCGCCGCCGAGGCCGCCGCGCCCGCCGCAGCCGCCGGCGGCACCACCCCGCTGATCCCCGAGTGGGCCGCGGTGGAGAACACCCCGAACCCGATCAAGTCGTACATGACCGCGGTCCTGAACGGCAAGGACCCCGCGGCGGCCGCCAAGGACGTCGAGGGCGAGATCGACAAGCGACTGGCCCAGCAGAACTGA
- a CDS encoding carbohydrate ABC transporter permease: MSVQTQGTDTAGEPAVRKARIPRPPRGADRDPASPARRGAGAPYLLVLPALLATVVLLGWPLVKNGMLSFQNLNPRQLIQHLTEWNGVENYRSVLSEPEFWHVVERSVFFTAVNVVLIVGIGTLIGLLLARLGKRMRLLLMIGLVLAWAMPYVAATTVYQWLFAQRFGVVNWVLDRLGWHSMADHNWLGSQFSTFFVVIVLIVWQSVPFVAINLYAATTTIPKELYEAAALDGAGAWQSFTSVTLPFLRPFLYSTTFLEVIWVFKSFTQLFAMNEGGPDRLTETLPIYAYVEGVGNQHFGVGAAISFLTIVALLVITSYYLRMVLKQEEDEL; the protein is encoded by the coding sequence ATGTCAGTGCAGACCCAGGGCACGGACACGGCCGGGGAGCCCGCTGTCCGCAAGGCCCGGATACCGAGGCCGCCACGGGGTGCGGATCGTGACCCCGCCTCCCCCGCCCGCCGCGGTGCCGGCGCCCCCTACCTGCTCGTCCTGCCCGCGCTGCTGGCCACGGTGGTCCTGCTCGGCTGGCCCCTGGTCAAGAACGGCATGCTGTCGTTCCAGAACCTCAACCCGCGGCAGCTCATCCAGCACCTCACCGAGTGGAACGGCGTCGAGAACTACCGGAGCGTCCTGAGTGAGCCGGAGTTCTGGCACGTCGTCGAGCGCTCGGTCTTCTTCACCGCCGTCAACGTCGTCCTCATCGTGGGGATCGGCACCCTGATCGGCCTGCTGCTGGCCCGGCTCGGCAAGAGGATGCGGCTGCTCCTCATGATCGGCCTCGTCCTCGCCTGGGCGATGCCCTACGTCGCGGCCACCACCGTCTACCAGTGGCTGTTCGCCCAGCGCTTCGGCGTCGTCAACTGGGTCCTCGACAGGCTCGGCTGGCACTCCATGGCCGACCACAACTGGCTGGGCAGCCAGTTCTCCACCTTCTTCGTGGTCATCGTGCTCATCGTGTGGCAGTCGGTCCCCTTCGTGGCGATCAACCTGTACGCCGCCACCACCACGATCCCCAAGGAGCTGTACGAGGCCGCCGCCCTGGACGGCGCCGGAGCCTGGCAGAGCTTCACCTCGGTCACCCTGCCCTTCCTGCGGCCGTTCCTGTACTCCACGACCTTCCTGGAGGTCATCTGGGTCTTCAAGTCGTTCACGCAGCTCTTCGCGATGAACGAGGGCGGACCCGACCGCCTCACCGAGACCCTGCCGATCTACGCCTATGTCGAGGGCGTCGGCAACCAGCACTTCGGGGTCGGCGCGGCGATCTCCTTCCTGACCATCGTGGCCCTGCTCGTCATCACCTCGTACTACCTGCGCATGGTGCTCAAGCAAGAGGAGGACGAGCTGTGA